The following proteins come from a genomic window of Lytechinus pictus isolate F3 Inbred chromosome 1, Lp3.0, whole genome shotgun sequence:
- the LOC129259351 gene encoding E3 ubiquitin-protein ligase TRIM71-like — translation MATDQQDGDPSPETDIHSVQFMEEFTTCPICEREYEDPRMLSCLHTYCRSCIEKKQKQNGGNFSCELCKDGTVVKTSAVNLAINTMVAKMKSMLTGDQVESSTESESDTSIAEKTCTSCEKGNVATCRCQDCREFMCKACKRAHNNVKILRDHTVVTMEEWQKMKEKDPHLDDTNTVNKLCLEHKEPISLFCEKCSQLACSDCVVLYHKGEKHRCVAIEEAAASRKQELEASIRKTQQTAAKFRGAWEILEKTRNELKGSAEQLRTEIREAIKNEKDDLEVREERYIGNVDSVVKKNDDKIEEHIDKIEMGLEKLATAFELGESVLDFGDEYHLLSLDHAVRTRLANLQKLQPRLPSEDLSIIDIAEITGEDAADESDEMDGLKSESTESEQEISEDTTPVWELASTIGAPGSKEGQFDWCRGVSVSLDGHTIVADWGNDRVQVLDKDGKFVCLLNSDKKPDGKLSMPQDVACLPDGRFVAVDKSKFVRIYDPQGRFYLRFETSSKDEEVKMLDVELACVTVDRRNRILVGDCKRNVITFHYADGTLLKTLPVVGPSHIATDHRDRIVVSCPRKQKIRIMTKEGKLLLAIDSYGETGKLKPSGVCCDAENNIFVVHKERGSEKGVHMYTDRGQYVACVATAFREPFDVCLSPEGHVVVSDEDTIKVFRKKPKGSSSD, via the coding sequence ATGGCGACTGACCAACAAGATGGCGATCCTAGTCCTGAGACGGACATCCACAGTGTACAGTTCATGGAAGAGTTTACCACCTGCCCGATATGTGAACGTGAATACGAAGACCCACGGATGCTGTCTTGTTTACATACCTACTGCAGGAGCTGCATTGAGAAGAAGCAAAAGCAAAATGGTGGGAATTTCTCTTGTGAATTGTGTAAGGACGGGACGGTTGTAAAAACGTCAGCGGTCAACTTGGCGATTAATACGATGGTTGCCAAAATGAAGTCGATGTTGACGGGAGACCAAGTTGAGTCGAGCACGGAATCCGAATCGGATACAAGTATTGCAGAAAAGACATGTACTTCCTGTGAGAAAGGTAATGTCGCGACGTGCCGATGCCAAGACTGTCGAGAGTTTATGTGTAAGGCTTGCAAGAGGGCGCATAATAATGTCAAGATCTTACGTGATCACACGGTAGTGACTATGGAGGAATGGCAGAAGATGAAGGAGAAAGATCCTCATCTTGACGATACAAACACAGTCAACAAACTATGCCTCGAACACAAAGAGCCCATATCTTTATTCTGCGAGAAATGTTCACAGTTGGCATGCAGTGATTGCGTTGTTCTGTACCACAAAGGGGAGAAGCACCGATGTGTTGCTATCGAGGAAGCTGCTGCTTCGAGGAAGCAAGAACTGGAGGCTTCAATCCGCAAGACGCAACAGACTGCAGCTAAGTTCCGTGGAGCGTGGGAAATTCTTGAGAAGACACGAAATGAGTTGAAGGGCAGCGCAGAACAGCTTCGTACTGAGATCAGAGAGGCAATCAAGAATGAGAAAGACGACTTGGAGGTTCGTGAGGAACGGTACATAGGAAATGTAGATTCTGTTGTCAAAAAGAACGATGATAAAATCGAAGAACACATCGATAAAATTGAAATGGGCTTAGAAAAGTTGGCAACAGCTTTTGAGCTCGGAGAGAGTGTTCTTGACTTTGGAGACGAGTATCATTTATTGTCATTAGATCATGCAGTGCGAACAAGGCTTGCGAACTTACAGAAGCTTCAACCAAGGCTTCCTTCAGAGGACCTGAGCATCATTGATATAGCCGAAATCACAGGAGAAGATGCAGCAGATGAAAGTGATGAAATGGACGGACTAAAGAGTGAATCGACTGAATCAGAGCAGGAAATCAGTGAGGACACGACACCAGTGTGGGAGCTTGCATCTACAATTGGGGCTCCAGGTTCCAAAGAGGGGCAGTTTGATTGGTGTAGAGGCGTCTCGGTATCTTTAGATGGGCACACTATTGTCGCCGACTGGGGAAATGATCGCGTGCAGGTGCTAGACAAAGATGGGAAATTCGTATGCCTGTTAAACTCGGACAAGAAACCTGATGGGAAGCTTTCGATGCCTCAAGATGTGGCATGTCTTCCTGATGGTCGATTCGTTGCTGTTGATAAATCAAAGTTTGTCCGCATATATGACCCTCAGGGACGCTTCTATCTTCGTTTCGAGACATCAAGCAAAGACGAAGAAGTAAAAATGTTGGACGTCGAACTAGCATGCGTCACCGTAGACCGTCGGAACCGAATCCTTGTTGGTGACTGTAAGCGTAACGTCATCACGTTCCATTACGCCGACGGCACCCTTTTGAAGACACTCCCTGTTGTTGGTCCCAGTCACATTGCAACCGATCATCGAGATCGCATCGTTGTCAGCTGTCCCAGGAAGCAAAAAATCAGAATCATGACAAAGGAAGGTAAACTCCTTTTGGCTATCGATTCATACGGTGAAACTGGAAAGTTGAAGCCAAGCGGGGTTTGCTGTGATGCCGAGAACAACATATTTGTTGTCCACAAAGAACGTGGAAGTGAGAAAGGTGTTCACATGTACACCGATCGGGGGCAGTATGTAGCGTGTGTGGCTACAGCTTTCAGGGAGCCATTCGACGTGTGCCTATCACCTGAAGGACATGTTGTTGTTTCTGATGAGGATACCATCAAAGTGTTCCGCAAGAAACCCAAAGGTTCATCTTCGGATTGA